The nucleotide sequence TGGTCTGAGTATTTAATGTTTATGATTGCTCAGATGCTCAAACTGCTTGCTCCCTGCTATTGTTTGGTATTGAATTAGGGAAGAGGGCAGGTCTGGTATCCATCATTATTCCTGGATTCCCCATCACTGGCCCACTGAGCTTGTCAACACTCAGGATCAGTCCAGACAGCATTGGGATGTGCTTCATGACTTATTTCtgggctttgtttgtacaaaattccTGAATATAGTTATACTGCTGGGTGGGGAACCCAAGGAAGATCTAAATTTGAGTCAAGGTGGCCCTGGCATTAGGGTGAAGATATGAAGGGGTGCATGGTTCCCTGGACCagatgccaggtgctgtgctgagtGCTTCATAAACATGTTgttgatccttagaacaaccctACAAGGTGGGTGCTATCATCCCCTTttgagagttgaggaaactgaagttaagtgacttgcccagggtcacagtaaacgtttgaagttggatttgaactctggttgtCTCAGACCCAATTTTCTTGCCCACTGCACTACCTGGCTTCcccaggggaaggggagagatactGTCCCTGATCATATTAGTGAATCCTCTGAAGAGAAAGGCTCACTCTGGCTTTGACATTTGTTTCTAAAGCCAGGAGAATGAaggagtatgtatgtgtgtatatcatccCTAAATCCAGGTTGATTCTATGTACATTAAGAGCCTTTGGAAACTCAGTCAGGTCAGCTGTGAAGGAGGCCAAGCCTAGAGTAACTTCTCTGAATGTGACTTAGGTGCATGCTGGGCAGGTGCCAATAAAAATTGTTTCAGGGCAAGTCTGAAGGCAGGGTGGGGCAGGAGGCCATGAGGCCACTGTCCAGCAGCCGCTCTAGCTGCCCACAGCCAGGCACCTCATTTGCAGTGGAGGAGGGACCTGGTGACTCAGACTGTGAGTACCTCACTGTTTTGAAGGCCTGCTTCTCACTGGCAGGGAGGGGACAACGTAAAGGGGCCATGGACCTGCCCTTCAGTTCCTGTTATAAAATCCTGATCTCCCAGCTTGGGCCTGATGCTTCCAGGGTCTTCGGAGACAGCCTGGAGTTTGATGGAGTGAGCTGGCTTTTCGCATGTTTGGAACAGTCCCTCTGAATCCCCCTTTCTACCAATGGTTTCTGTTTGAAAGTAAGTGGCCAAGCTTGCATGGCCTTGATTCCACAACATCCGTCAATCCTCATGGAAATAAACTCTTAAATCTGTAGTGtttctttagtttttcctttaGCATGAAAGGTTTCTCAAGCCATGCATTCCTCATACTATCACCATTGCTGTGAGGCAGCTGGGCGATGTGGATAGAGGGCcaaagtgaagaagacctgagttctactcctacctcagacactagctatgggaccctgggtgagacagcctctctgggcctcaactgtacaatgaggAGCTCGGTCTTGATGACCAAtgagatcctgtgattctgggaGCAGAGGGCTGCATGGTAGAGGAGCCTTTTGCCCCACTGCTTCCTTTgcaggactggaagggacctttaaatGAGGTCCAGAAGATTAGACTTATCCAAAGTGACAGCTAATTTGGGGTAGACCAAGGATTAGCAAGCCAAGCATTCTTCGAACAACATTGCCTTCAGCATATGTTAAGCACCTATCGAGGCCACAGCGCATTTATATAGCGAGGTATGATGGTGAGGATGAATGCAGGTCTCCTGAGTCCTAGGCCGGTGGCTTGCTTGTACCACAATATCTCCTTTCTATCCCTGTTGTCTCCCACGCAGCCCCTGGAAAGCCCAGCTTGGTTGAGTTGTCATCTTCACACTTGCTCCGAGGTGTGGGGGCCATCCTGGCATATCTGAGGTCTGTTCCTAGCCATCCACCTGATGTTCAAGACCCTGTCCTTACCCAAGTTCCGGAGGCACTCCTTGGGCCGGCCCAGCTAGGGGAGGAGTGACCACTTTCAGTGCTTGCCTTGCCTCACCACAAGGCCAAGATTGAGTGCAGAGTAGTCCAGGAACCTCCGAGAAGGGGAAGGTACAAGCCAGAAGAGAAGCCCATCATGCAACTAATGTCACCCCAGGCTCCTCCTCACCCTCTAACCCAGCTATGTCTAATACTACAGTATCCCCTGCCACTAATCTTATATCTGGGTGAAGGTGGGAAAGGAACCatcattccttcctcccctctccccacaaaaaaagcaaatttgGTGATGCTGTTCCTCATCCCTCAAGTTTCTGTTCTCTGCTAGTTATTAGCTAAATTGATAGACTGATTTgtaacctcccctcccctcccccttccaggtTTTCTGGAGACAGGGCTAGTAACTCAAAAGGATGACTTGTAGGAATTTAAGATACCAGGACCTGATGATAATAGATGTGATGTTTGGGGTCACTTGGGCATTTTGGTGCTGCTCCTCCCCTTCCACCACACCACTGTTTGGGGCATATAGCTAAGGTTTCTGGAGAAAGAATAGGGAGATCAAGAGAAAGGATGGGGGGGGCGGGCATggagaaaggaacaagcatttattaggtgcctacttatgtgtcaggcactgtgctaagcattctgCTAATagaggcagatgctattactatatgcatcttacagttgaggagacaGGCCagcgggttaagtgacttgctcagggtcatacagctagtccaAGGTCAGGTTTGAACACGTCTTCtcgattccaagcccagggttctgtctactatgctacctagctgcagAGGAATTTGCAGAGAGGCCCTGAGGGGAATAAAGTTTGCTAGGGAGAAAATAAAGTGGAATATCTGAAGAAGGGGAAGCAATTAATGGAGAACATGAGGGTTTGTAGAGTGGTTATGGGTCCACATGGGGAGCATAGTCTGAGGTGAGTGTAGGGAAGTGGGGGGCAAGGCTACTCCAATTTTTCTTGGGACTAAACAAATGGAAGTATTATGGCTTTTTTATGCTTGGATCCTCTGCTTCTGGTCCAAGACCTGGCCCTACTACCTGTACCCTCCCCTTTCAACCCCTACCACTCATTCAAGGAGAGTTACTTCAGACTGAACTTTATTCAGGACTTTGAGATTGCTTTCTCCTGAGTCCCTGTGACTTCTCTGGCTCAGGGAGAAGCTTGTCCTTCATCTTGGCATAATCCTCACCCCAAAAGGTGAGTGAAAGATCTCACAGCACCACCACACTGCAGAAGATATCTGGGCAGAATCAGGCCTAGGGGCTGTCACCAGGATCAGTACTTATGTATGTAGCCAGGACTGCAAACCTTCATGGGCCCAAAtaacccctcccccagccctctgCCTTGCAGTTCTCTGTTCCTCTTGGGTTTGGCACAGACATATATGTCTTGCCTCAACAGGTATGAGAGAGAACATCCACCAGATGGATACTGTCTTCATGCCAGAGAAGCAAAAGTCACCTCTCTGAGCAACCCCTGGAGGAGGGTGAAAAGGAGACCGAGGGAAGAGGGCAAAGGGTCTGGGCAAACCTCACTAGGGGGCCTTGAAGGGCAGGAAGAGCCGTAGACATGCTGGTCACAGCAGAACTCTTTATGACATGGCACTTCTCTTGGACCTCCACTAAGGCTTGGAGGGGGTCCCAGAGTGAAACAGATGAGGTCTGGAGGTCACTTCCATTAAGAGGATTCGGTGGTTCTAGGAGCCCCCGCTTGTTTCATGGCCTGCATATCGGGGTCTTGCAGGAACCACCTTGTAGAGTCTCCTGAAGGGGCATGTGTGCAAGGAAGGGGCGTAGCTGAAAGTGGGGCAGTGTGAGTGTGTTAGTGGGCCTCTTGGACTGGAACCCTAATTCTTTGGTTGTAGATCCAGGGTGTGTCCAGGCCCACATCTGGGCATCCAttcttctatccatccatccatctaatcTGCTCTATTTCCAGGGGAACACAAGGCCTGTGGTCTGCATAGTATACATTATAGTGTGGGCACAGGGTGTGCAAAGGATGATGCCTTCAGAAGAAGTATCTCAGGACTAGGCAACTTAGTAGCCCAAAAAGAGAAAACTCAGAACGACTAGAAGCACTCTGCATGGTTTTCCCAGCAACATCTGtgtccagagaagagagaagtaaGGTTCAGCTGAAGCAGATTTCCTGGTGTGATCCCATCCCCGCCCGCCCCACATCTGTCTTCCACCAGACATACTTTCAACCCCAGGAAATGTACATAGGagcaccccacacacacataaggagccaacaacaaaaagaacaggATGCTGTGAGTGCCTACGTGACATGCTGACTCCATGCTCCATGCAGTTACACATGCTGGGATATTGGAGCTCAGGAATGTCCCACCACCATTCCTTGGCATCAGGCCTAAGGGTACAGTCACAAGAAATTAAAGGATAGCCGTGCAGACTGGAGACTTGACCAGGCAGGGCTGAAGCGGTAGCCCTTACCTTCTAAAGTGGAGTGTAGGGCCAGGGTGCGCCCACCTATGGCACTGGCCCCACCAGTTTGGGAGAGGCCAGCGGGGGCACTATTGGAGGTGTGCCCTATTGGCCACAGGGTGCCTGGGACCTCTTCCAGTTCATCATTAGCCAAGGAAGTGGTAGCCAGAGTCTCGGAGGAGGAGGtagtggaggagggaagaaactcTTGAGGTCCATCCTGGGTGGGCTCACCTCTTTCTGGCTCTGTCTTGCTGGCCTCTGTCTCTAATGATTTCAGGGTGGTGTCAATACTTAGCCTAGGGGAGAGGGAGGTCCCCTCACTCAGGGAGGTCGAGGCTTTGGTAGCCAAAGAGGGAGGGGCCTCAGTCGCCAAGTTGGGTGAGGTCTCAGTTGCCATAGAGGGCAGGGCTGCGCCTGGTAAAAAGGATGAGACCCCAGCCTCTTCTGGGCCTATGATTGGTTCTGACAAGAAATAGACAGGGCTCGACATTAGTGCCAGTCTGTGGGGTCCTCAATCCTTTATCTGCTCCAGCTAAGATGTAATGAATGCATCATTTATTAGAAGGATGTGCATGTGAGGACGAAATGAAAGAACTCCCAGTTTGCAAGGTGGTCTCCCAAGTATTTATGAGGAAAAGGGAATAGACATCATGTTCTGTTTGAGAACCAGGAACAGCGGGGTAAAAATTGCATAGAGGACAATtaaggcttgatgtcaggaacaAATTCCATTAGATCTGTCCAGACAGGGAATGGTCTGCCTGGAGAGGCAGTGGGATGGATCCCTCTGCTTAGAGGTCTTCAAGAGAAGGCTAGTGGGCATGTGAGTGTATTATAGTAAGGACTCTTTTTGTGTATGGGTTGGCCTCCTTGCCACAGAGCTTCATTCCAACTTcacttctgtgattctgtgatagtTCCGGATCTCAATCCTAACCATTTGTGCATCAACAACCTCCCCATTCTCCATgacacaccaccaccacctttcttctcccttctccactcatctttccccctttctaccttcccctcTAACCATACCCAGAACCTCTTCATCCCCAGCCACACTCTCACAGCCTTCCTTATCACCTCTACCTTTCACCCCACTGTGAGCTCCCAGACTAAGGACACAGTATCCATCAGGTCTTCATTTTTATCTGAATTTCTCTCTTTGGGGTGAAGTGGGAGGGAGTGCCTCTTTGTTAGTCTACAGAATTCCCAACTGGGACCAGGCCTATGGGGCAGGACCCAGAGGTACTTTCTAAATGCCGCATGACTGACTGACAAAAAGCATCTATGCCCCAGGCCCTCCCTTTCCCACCAGCCCCACCACTACTTACGACAGAGTTGGTTCTTACACTGGTAGCCCTCCTGGCATTGGGAACACTGTGGCCCCTCCACATAGGGTTTCTGGCCCTTCACGTTTCctctgggagaagaggaggagatggaaaagGGAAGCCTAATTAATTCTCTTCCccatccttcccaccccccacctcccaatcATTCCATGAGGTAGCCTGGGAAAGTGGGAAAAACTCCGGTCTGAGAGTCGATATACTTGGGTCTCACTCTTGGCCAagctaagctgtgtgaccctgggtgagttcaTTTTATCCTCTAGCCTCGGTCATATTGGActgcttccctctccctctcctcatcccCATCCCTTCCACAGGCTCTGATGGGCACTCACGGGGGTTCATAGTTGCAGACCAGCACATGAATATTAGTCTCCATCACTCCCTCAAGCGTCTCACAGAACTGAGATCCGCAGCCAATCCTCTCCGTTTTTGCCCAGACTACCTGAAAGAAGCCAGAACAAAAGGCTTTTCTTTCTGGCAAGAGCAGGCAAGAGCCCTAGAAGCCCCCAAACGCAAGGAATCCAACCTAGGGATCAACCTGGAGACAAGACCAATCACCTAGAGACCACTCACCTTCTAACCTGGAAATGTGCGTGGTCCCCATGGGAGGCCAAGGtagttgttcagtcgttcagtcatgtctgactctttgtgaccccttggaccatactgtccgtggagttttcttggtaaagatactggagtggtttgccatttccttctccagtggatcaagccaaacaggtcaagtgactttcccagggtcacatagctagtgtctgaggatggatttgagctcaggtcttcctgagtccaggcccagtgctccatagtactttctccttccctcctcttatcAAAGCAAGGTCTTTCATCTCCCCAGTTCAAAGCTAAGTCCTGGCTAATGGCAATGATGCATTACAGTGTTAATGACACTGTAGCACCTGTgatgtggggaggaggagggtgtaGTAGCGGAATAGTGGGGGTAAGATTTTCTTTTCAGGGTAATAAAAACTCTAAGCCAAAGGGCTGAATTTGCAACTCTGGAATTTTAAGCTCAATGACAGAGGTTTGGGGGAGCTAAAGGGCAGGAAGACAAAGTATCAATACCCTAACCCAAaaccattctctttcttctcctctctgctaTGAAGTTTCCACTGTCATTGGAAAGCGTTTGAAATCATTTAGATCATTCATTCTAAGAGGTAACAGACTTCTCAggggtatttgcattttaatagccTTCAGTGAAAAGGACAGATCTCTAATGTTAGACTCTTAGGCCAGGGGTTGGAAGGGGAGATATTTCTGGAGCTAGTGGCCTTACTAGTATTCTGGAGCCTGACCCAGACTGAGGCATCCCCTAGGGGTGATAATCCAATGCAGGATGGCCCCACAGTCTGGAGGTGGAGTCTTAAAACTATGTATGTGTTGAGGGACCCCTTGACCGGGTGACTACTCCAGTTTACTTTGGAACCTCCTTAGCTTTCACCCAACTCTCCAGGACATAACTGAGATgccagaagagggaaagggagatctCTGGGTGGCAGAGACAACTGTGACAAAGCTCACGTACTCTGTAGGCAATCTTTTACTCAGAGCCTAAGGACTCTTGCTTTCTAACAATGCTAACGAGCTTGGGCAGTCCATTCTTAGCCTGGCTGAAGGTTAGATCTTGACATGCCCCTCCATGAAAAATTGGCCTAATACAACTCAGGAGAggatttcccttctccccacattTCTCCAAAGTTCTTAGCCATCCCTGGAGATGCactccttccttactttcttcctctgacaaATACCCCTTATTCTTGACTCCGGGgaatatggaagaagaaataagaaaggctCCCAAACCCCTGACACAGCTGGAACACAGCTGGCTGGATCATAGATCTGAACCTAGGTGGTGATATTCGTGTGCTCAGATCCCGCTCTATCTAGGACATTGGCGGGGCCTCATCTGGGACCCCACAGGGGCAAGAAGGGTTTATCAGATCcccttagatcttcctgattatAAAGAATACAGGAATGGATGAACTCAGGAAGCTTGGGAATAACCTTCTATAAAGAGTAAGAAATAATAAACTCCATGCCCCCCTTTTCTGGCAGTCAGATCCCCAGAAGCcgaaatgggggtggggtacaTGGGAAGGCTTCTGAGTGGCATAGATGTCTGACTCATGCACTTCATCTGTAGGCAAGCTTTCATGTAGAGCCTATTGACTTTTGCTTTCCATAAAATTCTAAGCTGGGGAAGGGCTCCTAGACCCAAGCATTTTGATGGAAGCAAAAAGTAACAGCTGATGTCAAGAGGGCGCAGAAATTCCCAGGACAGCATCAAGGCCGAGGGTCTTCTGCATTGCTACATCATATATAGCACAACACTATAAATGATGTTCGTAATGACGACCCTGAGTCGTCGATACAACccaggaggtgggaaggagaaggcAGAAGTTGCGTCTTACGGTCTTCTTGAGGCCATCAGGCACTTCCCTACTCTGAAGCTTCCTGAAGGAAGAGAGCCAAAGCCTTTGGGCTGGTATTCCTAAACCGGCCCTTGTTCTTTGATTATAGAGTCATTTTCTTGATCGGGGAGAGAGCAGATACAAGAATTAGGTAAGATCTTGTTGTGTTAGAGCGCTGTAAGTCTGGGGAGTCTGGTTTCCTGGTGTGCCCCAAGAATTGGACCAGGCTGTAGGTTACCCGAGTTCTCAGGCATGGTGACCAGCAAAGGGCTGGGCAGTGGATGAACCTGTGTCTCCAGTCAGGGACAACCGTACCCTGGATGACACTCTCCTATTTACCTAACTTGTCTATGTCTGACCCCATGGAATGCCCAACGTCAAGCTCAGATCTGTGGTCCATCTGTCTGTGTTCTAGCCTCTGCTGAAGAAGCAGGGAAgtgtatacatttttaaaacacattttagaaataatttacaTCCCAAAtaactaaaacaaaaagaaagtttaaaaagtaccTGAAAGAGTAAGCTTCAGCCATCCAGAAAGTAAAGCTATTTATGGGGCTAATTTGGTGTAACCATcattataacaacaataataaagcaTAAATAATCATCTATATGTCTGAGGTggcttgttgttcagtccttttttggtcctgtctgagtcttcatgaccccgtttggggttttcttggcagaaatactggagtggtttgccatttccttctccagctcattttacagatgaggaaactgaggcaaacagggttaagggacttgcccaggatcacagagctagtcagtgtctgaggccagatttgaactcgggaagatgactGTGCTACTTAGCGGCCCATGGGATGACTTGAGCCTGGGCGAAGCCTGGAGCCCTGTCTTTTCCTCAGATTCTGTGGTCCTGATCTCTACTTCCTGATCTGTATTTCCTTTAGAGGTAAGGGTGGAGTTAACTGTTGAATTGAAAAAATTCAGGGTAGGGAGCTGGGTAAGGTTAGGGGGAGGGTAGGGAGCTGGGtaaggttggggggagggtagggagCTGGGtaaggttggggggagggtagggagCTGGGtaaggttggggggagggtagggagCTGGGTAAGGTACGGGGGGGGCAGGGTAGGGAGCTGGGTAAGGTTGGGGGGGGAAGCTGGAGAGTCCTTGGGCCTGGCCTGGCCCTGCTCCCATCCTAGCCTACCTGGGTATAGTGGCCACACATCTGTCCTTCGGCACAGGTGGCATTGCTGAGGTCATAGTGTTCGTGCTCATTGTACCACTGCTCCACAGCCAGCTCTAAGTCCATCTCCCCTTCTGTGATGGCAAAGAGGTTCTCTCCCCGGCGGCCTCGATCCTTGTTGTGGCCCCACACGCACTTGCTGGCGTAGGCTTTGGCAAAGGCAGCCAGATCCTCGTCCCATTTCTGAAAAGGTGGGTAGGattagggaaagaaggaagaagcgcAAGATCTAGTGTTGGAAGATGAGCTTGGCCCCGGTCACTTGgtctctctggtctcagttttctcctctgtaaaatgaagacaataatctCTGCCCTACCGGCCTCTCTGGCTGGTGTGAGCACTTGGTAAAGGTGGGTGGCACTA is from Trichosurus vulpecula isolate mTriVul1 chromosome 7, mTriVul1.pri, whole genome shotgun sequence and encodes:
- the PI16 gene encoding peptidase inhibitor 16 isoform X1, with the translated sequence MQRFHFFPAVFLLFTAAQLSCSLNDEEKQMVVELHNLYRSQVSPPATNMKNMKWDEDLAAFAKAYASKCVWGHNKDRGRRGENLFAITEGEMDLELAVEQWYNEHEHYDLSNATCAEGQMCGHYTQVVWAKTERIGCGSQFCETLEGVMETNIHVLVCNYEPPGNVKGQKPYVEGPQCSQCQEGYQCKNQLCQPIIGPEEAGVSSFLPGAALPSMATETSPNLATEAPPSLATKASTSLSEGTSLSPRLSIDTTLKSLETEASKTEPERGEPTQDGPQEFLPSSTTSSSETLATTSLANDELEEVPGTLWPIGHTSNSAPAGLSQTGGASAIGGRTLALHSTLEDVAGKTMQSASSRSEFSLFGLLSCLVLRYFF
- the PI16 gene encoding peptidase inhibitor 16 isoform X3 translates to MQRFHFFPAVFLLFTAAQLSCSLNDEEKQMVVELHNLYRSQVSPPATNMKNMKWDEDLAAFAKAYASKCVWGHNKDRGRRGENLFAITEGEMDLELAVEQWYNEHEHYDLSNATCAEGQMCGHYTQVVWAKTERIGCGSQFCETLEGVMETNIHVLVCNYEPPGNVKGQKPYVEGPQCSQCQEGYQCKNQLCQPIIGPEEAGVSSFLPGAALPSMATETSPNLATEAPPSLATKASTSLSEGTSLSPRLSIDTTLKSLETEASKTEPERDVAGKTMQSASSRSEFSLFGLLSCLVLRYFF
- the PI16 gene encoding peptidase inhibitor 16 isoform X2 — encoded protein: MQRFHFFPAVFLLFTAAQLSCSLNDEEKQMVVELHNLYRSQVSPPATNMKNMKWDEDLAAFAKAYASKCVWGHNKDRGRRGENLFAITEGEMDLELAVEQWYNEHEHYDLSNATCAEGQMCGHYTQVVWAKTERIGCGSQFCETLEGVMETNIHVLVCNYEPPGNVKGQKPYVEGPQCSQCQEGYQCKNQLCQTEASKTEPERGEPTQDGPQEFLPSSTTSSSETLATTSLANDELEEVPGTLWPIGHTSNSAPAGLSQTGGASAIGGRTLALHSTLEDVAGKTMQSASSRSEFSLFGLLSCLVLRYFF